One Maribacter cobaltidurans genomic window carries:
- the gyrA gene encoding DNA gyrase subunit A, with amino-acid sequence MAEGEKLIPINIEEEMKSAYIDYSMSVIVSRALPDVRDGLKPVHRRVLFGMHELGVRSTSAHKKSARIVGEVLGKYHPHGDTSVYDTMVRMAQEWSLRYMLIDGQGNFGSVDGDSPAAMRYTEARMRKIADEMLADIDKDTVDHQLNFDDSLQEPTVLPTRIPNLLVNGASGIAVGMATNMPPHNLAEVVDGTVAYIDNHDIEVDELMNHIKAPDFPTGGIIYGYDGVKEAFHTGRGRIVMRAKATFEEVQGRECIIVTEIPYQVNKADMIKKTADLINDKKIEGISTIRDESDRKGMRIVYILKRDAIPNIVLNTLYKYTALQTSFSVNNIALVKGRPQLLNVKDMIHHFVEHRHEVVVRRTEFELKKAEDRAHILEGLIIASDNIDEVIAIIRASSNADEARENLMERFKLTEIQAKAIVEMRLRQLTGLEQDKLRSEYEEIIKTIADLKDILAKKERRMQIIKDELLEVREKYGDERRSEINFAGGDLSMEDMIPNEQVVITISRAGYIKRTPLTEYKTQNRGGVGQKASSTRNEDFLEYLFVGTNHQYMLFFTQKGKCFWMRVFEIPEGSRTSKGRAIQNLINIEQDDMVKAFICTQDLKDEDYVNSHYVIMATKKGTVKKTSLEQYSRPRQNGINAITIKDGDELLEAKLTTGTSQIFLGLKSGKAIRFEESKTRPMGRNASGVRGITLANDDDEVIGMVSVHNFEDELLVVSENGYGKRSSIEDYRITNRGGKGVKTISITEKTGNLVAIKNVTDSDDLMIINKSGIAIRMSVEDLRVMGRATQGVKLINIKGDDSIAAVAKVMKEEDDLDGADIKDIEVNPE; translated from the coding sequence ATGGCTGAAGGAGAAAAATTGATTCCTATCAATATAGAAGAAGAAATGAAATCTGCCTACATTGATTATTCAATGTCGGTCATAGTGTCACGAGCACTGCCAGATGTGCGAGATGGTCTTAAACCTGTTCACAGAAGGGTACTTTTTGGAATGCATGAACTTGGTGTGAGGAGTACAAGTGCCCATAAAAAATCGGCACGTATCGTAGGTGAGGTCCTAGGTAAGTATCACCCTCATGGAGATACCTCCGTTTACGATACCATGGTCAGAATGGCACAGGAGTGGAGTTTGCGCTATATGTTGATCGATGGGCAGGGCAACTTTGGTTCAGTCGATGGTGATAGTCCGGCGGCCATGCGTTATACCGAGGCACGTATGCGTAAGATTGCCGATGAAATGTTAGCGGATATCGATAAGGATACCGTAGATCATCAGTTAAACTTTGACGATTCCTTGCAGGAGCCCACAGTATTGCCCACGCGGATTCCTAATCTTCTGGTAAACGGTGCTTCCGGTATTGCAGTGGGAATGGCTACCAACATGCCTCCCCATAATCTCGCTGAAGTAGTTGACGGCACTGTAGCTTATATCGACAACCACGACATTGAAGTGGATGAGTTGATGAACCATATAAAAGCGCCTGATTTTCCTACTGGTGGAATTATTTATGGATATGATGGCGTAAAGGAAGCCTTTCATACAGGTAGGGGTAGAATAGTCATGCGCGCCAAGGCAACTTTTGAAGAAGTTCAAGGGCGTGAATGTATTATTGTCACGGAAATACCATATCAAGTCAACAAGGCCGACATGATCAAGAAAACGGCCGACCTTATCAACGATAAAAAGATTGAAGGTATTTCAACCATTAGGGATGAGTCTGACCGTAAAGGGATGCGAATTGTTTATATATTAAAGAGGGATGCTATACCTAATATCGTCCTAAATACATTATATAAATATACGGCACTTCAAACCTCCTTTAGTGTTAACAATATAGCATTGGTAAAAGGTAGGCCTCAACTGCTTAATGTTAAGGATATGATACATCACTTCGTGGAGCATAGACACGAAGTAGTAGTAAGACGTACTGAGTTTGAACTTAAAAAGGCCGAGGATAGGGCCCATATTCTTGAAGGTCTCATAATCGCTTCGGATAATATTGACGAGGTTATTGCCATAATTCGGGCTTCCTCAAATGCGGATGAAGCTAGGGAAAACCTAATGGAGCGTTTCAAGCTGACCGAGATTCAGGCGAAGGCTATCGTGGAAATGAGGCTGCGTCAATTGACCGGTCTGGAACAGGATAAATTACGTTCCGAATATGAAGAAATTATAAAGACAATCGCCGACTTAAAGGATATTTTAGCCAAAAAGGAGCGAAGAATGCAGATTATTAAGGATGAACTTCTTGAGGTAAGGGAGAAATACGGTGATGAACGTCGTTCCGAAATAAATTTTGCAGGCGGAGACCTTAGCATGGAGGATATGATACCTAATGAGCAGGTGGTCATAACAATCTCTAGGGCAGGTTATATCAAAAGAACGCCCTTAACCGAATATAAAACCCAAAATAGAGGTGGTGTAGGACAAAAGGCTTCTTCTACAAGAAATGAAGACTTTTTGGAATATTTGTTTGTAGGTACCAACCACCAATACATGTTGTTCTTTACCCAAAAGGGTAAATGTTTCTGGATGAGGGTATTCGAAATTCCCGAGGGAAGCAGAACTTCAAAAGGTAGAGCTATCCAAAACCTTATCAATATTGAACAGGATGATATGGTAAAAGCATTTATCTGTACGCAGGATCTTAAAGATGAAGATTATGTGAACAGTCATTACGTGATCATGGCTACCAAAAAGGGGACTGTTAAGAAAACATCCTTGGAACAGTATTCCCGTCCAAGACAGAACGGCATCAACGCCATTACGATAAAGGATGGTGACGAGCTTTTAGAGGCTAAGTTGACAACAGGTACGAGCCAGATATTCTTAGGATTAAAATCTGGAAAGGCGATTCGGTTTGAAGAAAGTAAAACTAGGCCGATGGGAAGAAATGCTTCCGGTGTAAGAGGTATTACCTTGGCCAATGATGACGATGAGGTTATTGGAATGGTTTCCGTACATAATTTCGAGGATGAGCTTTTGGTCGTATCGGAAAATGGTTATGGAAAAAGATCAAGCATCGAGGATTATCGAATTACCAATCGTGGAGGTAAAGGTGTCAAGACTATTAGCATAACCGAAAAAACCGGTAATTTAGTAGCCATTAAAAATGTAACCGATTCTGATGATTTAATGATTATCAATAAATCTGGAATAGCTATTAGAATGAGCGTAGAGGATCTGCGCGTGATGGGAAGAGCTACTCAAGGAGTAAAACTAATAAATATTAAAGGTGACGATTCAATTGCCGCGGTAGCCAAGGTGATGAAGGAGGAAGATGATTTGGATGGAGCCGATATTAAGGATATTGAAGTTAACCCTGAATAA
- a CDS encoding tetratricopeptide repeat protein, whose product MKTKISIIAALSLTMVGFAQKNEIKDAEKALKDGDAAAAKTSIESAMGSISGADEKLQAQYYYTRGKIYADLAKKGDDSAFEPAANSFQKVLDIEEQSGKNKYSDEATQYMASVSADLVNSAVSDNEQKKFDSAADKLYMSYKLSPKDTTYLYYAASSAVNGGHYEKALKYYNELQDIGYDGSGIVYKATNVATGEEEIMDKVQRDLMIKSGTYKDPVDEKTPSKKAEIVKNTALIYTQLGQDDKALDAYKAARANDPNDVNLILNEANLYFKLGDKDKFKELMAEAIALAPDNPDLHYNVGVINMEQGNFEEARESYKKAIEINPGYTNAYLNLSTTYVNEGNALIDEMNSLGNSRADIAKYDELKTKKDDLFTRGANILEDALKTNPDNQGILTQLKNIYGAMGDNENFMRIKKMLGE is encoded by the coding sequence ATGAAAACTAAGATTTCAATAATAGCGGCCCTGTCATTAACAATGGTAGGATTTGCCCAAAAAAACGAGATAAAGGATGCTGAGAAGGCATTAAAAGATGGGGACGCAGCAGCGGCGAAAACCTCAATTGAGTCCGCAATGGGCAGTATATCTGGAGCTGACGAAAAGTTACAAGCCCAATATTATTACACAAGAGGTAAGATTTATGCCGATTTGGCAAAAAAAGGAGATGACTCCGCATTTGAACCAGCAGCCAACTCCTTTCAAAAAGTTTTGGACATTGAAGAACAATCCGGTAAAAACAAGTACTCGGACGAAGCTACCCAATACATGGCAAGTGTTTCTGCCGACTTGGTGAATTCAGCCGTATCCGATAATGAGCAAAAAAAATTCGACTCTGCCGCGGACAAACTATATATGAGCTATAAATTAAGTCCTAAAGATACTACATACTTGTATTATGCAGCAAGTAGTGCAGTCAATGGAGGTCATTATGAAAAGGCCCTTAAATATTATAATGAACTGCAAGATATAGGATACGATGGTAGCGGTATTGTATACAAGGCTACGAACGTAGCGACCGGGGAGGAAGAAATTATGGACAAGGTACAACGAGATCTTATGATCAAATCAGGTACTTATAAAGATCCGGTTGATGAAAAAACACCTTCCAAAAAAGCTGAAATAGTTAAAAACACAGCATTGATATACACACAGTTAGGTCAGGATGATAAGGCTTTGGACGCCTACAAGGCGGCAAGGGCAAATGACCCTAATGATGTGAACCTTATCTTGAACGAAGCCAACCTATATTTCAAATTAGGGGATAAAGATAAATTCAAGGAGTTAATGGCCGAGGCCATTGCATTAGCTCCAGACAATCCAGACCTTCACTATAATGTTGGTGTTATTAACATGGAACAAGGTAATTTTGAAGAGGCTAGGGAATCTTACAAAAAGGCCATAGAAATTAATCCAGGATACACAAATGCTTATTTGAATCTTTCCACGACATACGTTAACGAAGGTAACGCCCTTATTGATGAAATGAATTCTTTGGGTAACTCCAGGGCCGATATTGCAAAATATGATGAGCTTAAGACCAAAAAGGATGATTTGTTCACGCGGGGTGCGAATATTTTGGAGGACGCTTTAAAAACTAATCCAGATAATCAAGGTATTCTTACTCAGTTAAAGAATATTTATGGTGCCATGGGCGACAATGAAAATTTCATGAGAATTAAAAAGATGTTAGGGGAGTAA
- a CDS encoding C40 family peptidase codes for MQYGICPLSLVPLRRSPDETSEMTTQLLFGEHFKILESRKYWSKIRVLADKCEGWIPNNQLQFITKEEFDAIEEKTPVFASDLIGFAERPNGMLTSILLGSAIPLLNCFPITVDGNKTKGKQTKENLINTALLYLNSPELKGGKSPFGIDASGFTQMVYKINGYNLLRTSEQQAKQGEALSFVEESEPGDLAFFDDSNGAINHVGIIMENNYIIHVNGMVRIDRIDHTGIFNNDLRIYSHQLRVIKKII; via the coding sequence ATGCAATACGGAATTTGCCCTTTAAGCTTGGTCCCTTTAAGACGTTCGCCAGATGAAACTTCGGAAATGACCACCCAGTTACTCTTCGGTGAACATTTCAAAATATTGGAGTCCAGAAAATACTGGTCAAAAATAAGGGTACTAGCCGATAAATGCGAAGGATGGATTCCCAATAATCAACTGCAATTTATTACAAAGGAGGAGTTTGACGCAATAGAGGAAAAAACCCCCGTATTTGCCTCTGATTTGATTGGTTTTGCCGAAAGGCCAAATGGTATGCTTACGTCTATTCTTTTAGGCTCAGCCATTCCCCTATTGAATTGTTTTCCAATAACTGTAGATGGTAATAAGACTAAAGGTAAACAGACAAAGGAAAACCTCATCAATACTGCTCTTTTGTACCTTAATTCCCCGGAATTGAAGGGAGGTAAATCTCCATTTGGAATAGATGCATCGGGGTTTACACAAATGGTCTATAAAATAAACGGATATAATCTATTGCGAACCTCTGAACAGCAAGCTAAACAGGGCGAAGCTTTAAGTTTTGTAGAGGAGAGCGAACCCGGAGATCTTGCATTTTTTGATGATTCGAATGGAGCAATCAATCATGTAGGCATTATCATGGAAAATAATTATATCATCCATGTAAATGGGATGGTTAGAATAGACCGGATTGACCATACCGGGATTTTCAATAATGACTTAAGAATTTATTCCCATCAGCTCCGGGTCATAAAAAAAATTATATAA
- a CDS encoding acetyl-CoA C-acyltransferase: MKEVVIVSAVRTPIGSFMGALSTIPAPKLGAEAIKGALQKINLKPEMVEEVLMGNVVQAGTGQAPARQAALYAGIPDTVPCTTVNKVCSSGMKAVMQAAQAIALGDASIIVAGGMENMSLIPHYSYLRSPVKFGPSSMIDGMQKDGLVDAYDQNAMGVCADACATKYEFSREDQDRFAVQSYKRSADAWKNNLFKNEVIPISVPQKHGEPVVVSEDEEYKNVFLDKIPNLRPAFSKDGTVTAANASTINDGAAALVLMSADKAKELNLKPLARIKSYADAAQEPKWFTTAPAKALPKALNKASLNIEDVDFFEFNEAFSVVGLANMKILGLTDDKVNVHGGAVSLGHPLGCSGARILVTLLNVLEQKNGKIGAAAICNGGGGASSMILEKV, from the coding sequence ATGAAAGAGGTTGTAATAGTTTCTGCAGTACGAACACCTATAGGAAGTTTTATGGGGGCATTATCCACTATTCCAGCACCTAAACTAGGTGCTGAGGCTATAAAAGGAGCTCTTCAAAAAATTAACCTGAAACCGGAAATGGTGGAAGAAGTTCTCATGGGTAATGTTGTACAGGCGGGAACCGGACAAGCCCCTGCACGGCAAGCGGCTCTCTATGCAGGAATACCGGATACTGTACCCTGTACCACGGTCAACAAAGTTTGCTCGTCTGGAATGAAGGCCGTAATGCAAGCAGCACAGGCAATAGCCTTAGGAGACGCTTCGATTATTGTGGCAGGTGGTATGGAAAATATGAGCTTGATTCCACATTATTCATACTTAAGATCTCCAGTGAAATTCGGGCCTTCCTCTATGATAGATGGAATGCAGAAAGACGGCCTTGTGGATGCTTATGACCAAAATGCTATGGGAGTCTGTGCAGATGCCTGTGCTACAAAATACGAATTCTCAAGGGAGGATCAGGACAGATTTGCCGTTCAATCCTATAAAAGGTCGGCGGATGCCTGGAAAAATAATCTGTTCAAAAATGAAGTTATCCCCATTTCCGTACCACAGAAACATGGTGAACCTGTCGTTGTATCCGAAGATGAAGAGTATAAAAATGTGTTTTTGGACAAGATACCGAATTTAAGACCTGCCTTCTCCAAGGATGGTACGGTTACCGCAGCTAATGCTTCAACCATTAATGACGGGGCTGCGGCATTAGTATTGATGAGTGCGGACAAAGCAAAGGAATTGAACTTGAAACCTCTGGCAAGAATTAAGAGTTATGCAGATGCAGCCCAAGAGCCCAAATGGTTTACAACGGCACCGGCCAAAGCATTGCCAAAGGCATTGAATAAAGCAAGTCTAAATATTGAGGATGTAGATTTTTTTGAATTTAATGAAGCATTCTCAGTTGTTGGTTTGGCCAATATGAAAATTTTGGGACTAACCGATGATAAGGTAAATGTTCACGGTGGGGCGGTTTCTTTAGGCCATCCATTAGGTTGTTCCGGGGCAAGGATTCTAGTGACATTATTGAATGTTTTGGAGCAAAAAAATGGAAAAATAGGTGCAGCGGCCATATGCAATGGGGGCGGAGGTGCTTCTTCCATGATTTTAGAGAAAGTCTAA
- a CDS encoding HD family phosphohydrolase: MDNLYKKQSLIYKYVLYVVAIGFIVFFFPKGGKFKYEFQKGKPWQFETLYAPFDFSIKKTDAEIAEEKQNINEISGQYFRYDQKKVNNVYEEYEDSFNRRFGNSDYTNSQRRFLKNIGETLLDSIYKNGILDSSAEQIKGNSIFLVRNNEATTKQVSSFYRISDISNLVKNKLEDENLQQLRNDFENIFFNLIVPNVSYDASLTQKSREDALSKISYTRGTVDEGKLIIAKGEVVEGENLKILESLKAEYESELWTANNYYIILIGYTVLVALVLLMLLLFLKKYRATIYKNNTKVTFIVFNILHMVFITTMVVKYDDSLVFVVPLCILPLILKTFFDARLGLFSHVLTVLILGFVVPNSFEYIFLQIITGIVTILTVSELYKRANLFISIGQIISIYVVGYLAFHIIHEGNLNNISWFTLGLFLLNGMITLFVQPLIYIYEKIFGLVSDVSLLELSDTNSKLLKELSNKAPGTFNHSLQVANLAESAANEIGANAMLVRVGALYHDIGKMNNPTYFTENQITNVNPHDEITPKESAKIIIDHVIKGIELARKNNLPDRIIDFIRSHHGTTLVFYFYKKQKELGLEFNEEEFRYPGPLPFSKETAILMMADSVEAASKSLKDPTFTIIDEFVDKIISGQMKANQFLNADITFKEIEIIKKIFKQKLTNIYHLRVEYPE; the protein is encoded by the coding sequence TTGGATAACCTTTATAAAAAACAGTCCCTTATTTACAAATATGTTTTATATGTAGTGGCTATAGGATTCATTGTTTTCTTTTTTCCCAAAGGGGGGAAGTTCAAGTATGAATTCCAAAAGGGTAAACCTTGGCAGTTTGAGACCCTTTATGCTCCTTTTGACTTTTCCATCAAAAAGACAGATGCGGAAATAGCAGAGGAAAAGCAAAATATAAACGAAATCAGTGGTCAATATTTTAGGTATGATCAAAAGAAGGTAAATAATGTATATGAGGAATATGAGGATTCATTCAATAGGAGATTCGGTAATTCCGATTACACCAATTCACAAAGACGATTTTTAAAGAATATTGGGGAAACACTGCTCGACTCCATTTATAAAAATGGAATTCTTGATAGTAGTGCGGAGCAAATTAAGGGTAATTCCATATTCTTGGTACGAAATAATGAGGCAACGACTAAACAAGTTTCATCATTCTATAGGATTTCGGACATAAGCAATTTGGTCAAGAATAAATTGGAGGATGAAAACCTGCAGCAGTTAAGGAATGATTTTGAAAATATTTTTTTCAACCTAATCGTGCCCAATGTGAGTTATGATGCGAGCCTTACCCAAAAAAGTAGGGAGGATGCCCTTTCAAAAATAAGCTATACAAGGGGTACTGTTGATGAGGGTAAATTAATCATTGCCAAAGGGGAGGTTGTTGAAGGAGAAAACCTTAAGATATTGGAATCGCTTAAGGCCGAATATGAATCTGAACTATGGACCGCAAACAATTACTACATTATTCTCATAGGTTATACGGTTTTGGTAGCATTGGTGTTGCTGATGCTCTTACTTTTCCTAAAAAAATATAGGGCTACCATTTATAAAAACAATACGAAGGTAACCTTTATTGTTTTCAACATTTTACATATGGTTTTCATAACCACCATGGTGGTCAAATATGACGATTCATTGGTGTTTGTGGTACCCCTTTGTATACTTCCATTAATTTTAAAGACTTTCTTTGACGCTAGATTGGGTCTTTTTTCACATGTGCTTACCGTATTGATTTTGGGGTTTGTGGTCCCTAATAGTTTTGAGTATATATTTTTACAGATTATTACGGGAATCGTGACCATTTTAACGGTTTCGGAGCTTTACAAAAGAGCCAATCTTTTTATATCCATAGGACAGATTATATCCATTTATGTTGTGGGTTATTTAGCTTTCCATATAATTCATGAAGGCAACCTGAACAATATTTCCTGGTTTACTTTGGGTCTTTTCTTGCTCAATGGTATGATTACACTTTTTGTACAGCCTTTAATTTATATTTATGAAAAGATATTTGGTCTAGTTTCCGATGTCTCTTTATTGGAACTTTCGGATACCAACTCAAAATTGCTTAAGGAACTTTCCAATAAAGCTCCGGGAACATTCAATCACTCCTTACAAGTGGCGAACCTTGCGGAATCGGCCGCCAATGAAATAGGGGCGAATGCCATGTTGGTTAGGGTAGGGGCGTTGTATCATGATATTGGTAAGATGAATAATCCTACTTACTTTACCGAAAACCAGATTACCAATGTAAATCCCCATGATGAGATTACACCAAAGGAAAGTGCAAAAATCATTATTGATCATGTAATAAAGGGCATAGAACTGGCTCGAAAGAATAATTTACCGGATCGTATTATCGATTTTATACGGTCCCACCATGGAACAACCTTGGTTTTTTATTTTTATAAAAAGCAAAAGGAACTGGGGTTGGAATTCAACGAAGAAGAATTTAGATATCCTGGGCCCTTGCCCTTTTCGAAGGAGACGGCAATTTTGATGATGGCAGATTCCGTGGAAGCTGCTTCGAAGAGTCTTAAGGACCCAACCTTTACCATTATCGATGAATTTGTAGATAAGATCATCTCAGGACAAATGAAGGCAAATCAGTTCTTAAATGCCGATATCACTTTTAAGGAGATAGAAATCATAAAAAAAATCTTCAAACAGAAGTTGACGAACATCTACCATTTGAGGGTAGAATATCCAGAGTAG
- a CDS encoding TonB-dependent receptor produces MSQDSGPFPDDLERLFNKENITLIQNNDKDFLRTWQEHIVLQTNRNELDSEEPLFFKAFILTGPERVRATLSKVLRIDLLDDKDQVLATQYHRIEDGMAQGAISVPKKMKEGNYLLKAYTQWMKNYRKDTYYERSFDYNGRGQKRNESRQENVEIHVAFYPEGGKLIADLENRLLLKTTNQDGTVLHVEGAIVDETESISIPIKTYFDGMSSVIFVPKAGKKYNFRTTNNESFALPEIKESGFAVNVSSLNPKNLMVRVQSSHELLGSNIFLRGVMDNVPYFEKELEVKTSSMTLDIPKEGIPQGVLEIQLVGQDNALLAKRPVEIGSNELNISITPMENKNAFTLRITDLEGKPVEADLSLGISQADSLDSIFLEKPIDREIGKNRPFKLQNKDRVTLFRKDLDIMTSQEILQQTKVEGLPNTIKYPFQRGLNLYGYAYNMDDELLTNTNIQIFGVSNGGVFTKEIMTDASGVLRLEDLQFEGETELVFRTNGDDTKSRLVRFEPKEDNINNADRSDEENRTKDKAVDKGDIVQSSAWEPVEPDRLIELDEVSVTDKKQSERKKTAPSVYGVIPTKVKFQDLETPQTIPQLFLGIPGVRVQGLGTIEPTVLLPRAAGMGQVLWVLDGMPLVQPTKLSEIISMVNYVDVDRIEILYGAQASIYGSRAGGGAIIIYTRSGSFLDSYNRKDANIKFQGYHDSLNFEKYLEELEKKSRRQQNNLNTLYWNPNLKADDNGEIKVEFKSPIENVSFIKLEATAVTEKGEMGRLKVVY; encoded by the coding sequence ATGTCACAGGATAGCGGACCTTTTCCGGATGATTTGGAAAGATTGTTCAATAAGGAAAACATTACCTTAATTCAGAATAATGATAAAGATTTCCTGAGAACCTGGCAGGAGCATATTGTGCTGCAAACGAATAGGAACGAATTGGATAGTGAGGAGCCTTTGTTTTTTAAGGCATTTATCCTTACGGGACCGGAAAGGGTAAGGGCTACATTAAGCAAGGTGTTGCGTATAGATCTATTGGATGACAAAGACCAGGTTCTGGCAACACAGTATCACCGTATTGAAGATGGTATGGCACAAGGAGCTATTTCTGTACCTAAAAAAATGAAAGAAGGGAATTATCTACTAAAGGCTTATACACAATGGATGAAAAACTACAGAAAGGATACCTACTACGAGAGGAGTTTTGATTACAATGGAAGAGGGCAGAAAAGAAACGAAAGTAGGCAAGAAAATGTGGAAATACATGTTGCGTTTTATCCTGAAGGTGGAAAACTTATTGCAGATTTGGAAAATCGATTACTGCTCAAAACTACCAACCAAGATGGTACCGTCTTACATGTTGAAGGTGCGATAGTCGATGAAACAGAATCCATAAGCATTCCGATAAAAACTTATTTTGATGGTATGTCTTCAGTGATATTTGTACCAAAGGCAGGAAAAAAGTATAATTTCAGGACTACCAATAATGAGTCTTTTGCCCTTCCTGAAATAAAAGAAAGTGGATTTGCAGTTAATGTTAGTTCCTTAAATCCAAAAAATTTAATGGTCAGGGTCCAGTCATCTCATGAGCTTTTGGGTTCAAACATTTTTCTGCGGGGTGTCATGGACAATGTGCCATACTTTGAGAAAGAATTGGAAGTCAAAACTTCGAGTATGACTTTAGATATACCCAAAGAAGGAATACCTCAAGGTGTACTTGAAATACAGTTGGTTGGCCAAGATAACGCACTTTTGGCCAAAAGACCTGTGGAAATTGGTTCAAATGAACTGAATATTTCCATTACACCAATGGAAAATAAAAATGCATTTACCTTAAGGATAACCGATTTGGAAGGAAAACCCGTTGAGGCGGACCTTAGTTTGGGAATTTCCCAAGCAGATAGTTTGGATAGTATCTTTTTGGAAAAACCTATTGATAGGGAGATTGGAAAAAATAGGCCTTTTAAACTTCAAAATAAGGACAGGGTAACGCTGTTTAGGAAAGATTTGGATATAATGACCTCTCAGGAAATTTTGCAACAAACCAAAGTGGAAGGTCTACCAAATACTATTAAATATCCATTTCAAAGGGGACTTAACCTTTATGGTTATGCTTATAACATGGATGATGAACTTCTAACCAATACCAATATCCAAATTTTTGGTGTTTCCAATGGCGGAGTATTTACCAAGGAAATCATGACAGACGCATCAGGAGTGTTGAGACTAGAGGACTTACAATTTGAAGGGGAAACCGAATTGGTATTCAGAACCAATGGTGACGATACCAAGTCAAGATTGGTACGATTTGAGCCCAAGGAAGATAATATTAACAATGCTGATAGGAGCGATGAAGAAAATAGAACTAAAGATAAAGCAGTCGATAAAGGAGACATTGTACAGTCCTCTGCATGGGAGCCAGTTGAGCCTGACCGTTTGATAGAATTGGATGAGGTTTCTGTTACAGATAAAAAACAAAGTGAAAGAAAAAAAACTGCACCTTCGGTTTATGGAGTTATACCTACAAAAGTCAAGTTTCAGGATTTGGAGACTCCACAAACTATTCCCCAGTTATTCTTAGGGATTCCAGGGGTACGCGTTCAAGGATTAGGAACCATTGAACCTACGGTTTTATTGCCAAGGGCTGCTGGGATGGGCCAAGTTTTATGGGTTCTTGATGGAATGCCGTTAGTACAGCCCACCAAACTTTCAGAAATTATTTCTATGGTAAATTATGTCGATGTGGATAGAATTGAAATATTATATGGAGCACAGGCCTCAATTTATGGTTCAAGAGCAGGCGGAGGAGCTATTATTATTTATACACGCTCCGGATCTTTTTTGGATTCATATAATAGAAAAGATGCCAATATTAAATTTCAAGGTTATCATGATTCGTTAAATTTTGAGAAATACCTTGAAGAATTGGAAAAAAAGTCAAGAAGACAACAAAATAACCTTAATACACTTTACTGGAACCCTAATTTGAAGGCCGATGATAATGGAGAGATTAAGGTAGAATTTAAGTCGCCCATTGAAAATGTTTCGTTCATAAAATTGGAGGCTACCGCCGTAACTGAAAAAGGTGAGATGGGTAGGTTAAAAGTTGTCTATTAA